DNA sequence from the Halococcus salifodinae DSM 8989 genome:
GCCGACGGCCGGCGGCCCGCACACCGAACTCGCTGCGGAGATCTGCCGTGCGGTCTGTCTGGCGACGGATGCGCGAGCCGAAGTGCTGAGCGTCGCGGACGGGAGTGGCGCGGACGAGTCCGAGGCACGGGAGCGAGTCACGGAGACCGCGGAGCGCCTCCGTGAGGTGGGCATCGATGTCGAAACCACGGTCGCCGACGGCGATGTCGTCGAACGGATCGTCGAGCGTTCGGCCGAGCACGACTTGACCCTGGTCGGTTCAACCCGAGAGGGTGTCCTCCAACAGTTCGTGTTCGGAGCGATCCCCGAGGAAGTCGCGCGTGAGGCGGACGACACGGTGCTCGTGGCGAAACGAAACGTCGACCTGCCCTCACAGCTACTTCGCTCGATCCGGCAATGGCTGCGGTGAACGTGCCGAAAACGCTGCGTCAGTGTCTCGACGTCCCGGCCGCCTCCGCGGTCCGGTCACTACGCCGCCGGGCGGTTACCCGTCGCCGAACGGGTTCGCGAAATCGTTGCGGATGAAGTAGCGCACGAAGTTCCCCTGTGTCCGATCCCCGGGGTGGTCGGCGATCTGTTCGTAGCGCACGGTGCCGTCGGTGTCGATCACGTACGTCGCGGCGATGCCCGTGAGGCCGTGACTGGTCTGTTCGGTGCCGCTGTAGCGGTCCGCGACCGACCCGTCGGGATCGGCGAGCAGCTGAACGTCGAGATCGTACCGGTCGCGCATCTCGGTCAGCTTGCCGACCCGATCGGTGACGACCGGGAGGATATCGACGTTGTCGTGGAACCAGAGGTCGTAGGCGACCTCGCTGAACGTCTGGAGCTGTTCGGCACAGAAGC
Encoded proteins:
- a CDS encoding peroxiredoxin family protein, which codes for MTRRRVVGSIVSLDESQAPDFTLDSTAGEEVTLSETLDDGPTIVLVNRGHWCSFCAEQLQTFSEVAYDLWFHDNVDILPVVTDRVGKLTEMRDRYDLDVQLLADPDGSVADRYSGTEQTSHGLTGIAATYVIDTDGTVRYEQIADHPGDRTQGNFVRYFIRNDFANPFGDG